A part of Paraliobacillus zengyii genomic DNA contains:
- the rpsK gene encoding 30S ribosomal protein S11, whose protein sequence is MVRKSNTRKKRVKKNVESGIAHIRSTFNNTIVTITDVQGNSLGWSSAGSLGFKGSRKSTPFAAQMAAEAAAKTAQDNGVKTLEVTVKGPGAGREAAIRSLQAAGIEVTAIVDVTPVPHNGCRPPKRRRV, encoded by the coding sequence ATGGTCCGTAAATCTAATACACGTAAAAAACGCGTGAAAAAGAATGTTGAGAGTGGTATAGCTCATATTCGCTCTACATTTAACAATACAATTGTAACAATTACTGATGTTCAAGGTAATTCTCTTGGATGGAGTAGTGCTGGTTCACTTGGTTTTAAAGGGTCACGTAAATCAACACCATTTGCTGCACAGATGGCGGCTGAAGCAGCTGCTAAAACTGCACAAGATAATGGCGTTAAAACGTTAGAAGTAACGGTTAAAGGTCCTGGTGCAGGACGTGAAGCAGCAATCCGTTCACTACAAGCAGCAGGTATAGAAGTTACTGCCATTGTTGATGTAACACCAGTTCCTCATAATGGTTGTCGCCCACCTAAACGTCGTCGCGTTTAA
- the rpmJ gene encoding 50S ribosomal protein L36, which produces MKVRPSVKPMCEKCKVIRRNGKVMVICENPKHKQKQG; this is translated from the coding sequence ATGAAGGTAAGACCATCTGTAAAACCAATGTGCGAAAAATGTAAAGTTATTCGTCGCAACGGAAAAGTTATGGTAATTTGTGAAAACCCTAAACATAAACAAAAACAAGGTTAA
- the infA gene encoding translation initiation factor IF-1 — translation MAKDDAIEVEGTVTDTLPNAMFKVELENGHTVLAHVSGKIRMHFIRILPGDKVTVELSPYDLTRGRITYRYK, via the coding sequence ATGGCGAAAGACGATGCAATTGAAGTAGAAGGTACTGTTACTGACACATTACCGAATGCAATGTTTAAAGTTGAATTAGAGAATGGTCACACCGTTTTAGCTCACGTTTCTGGTAAGATTCGTATGCATTTCATTCGAATTTTACCTGGAGACAAAGTAACGGTTGAACTTTCTCCATATGATTTAACTAGAGGGCGTATTACGTACCGTTATAAATAA
- the rplO gene encoding 50S ribosomal protein L15, with product MKLHELKPAQARKERNRVGRGMSSGNGKTSGRGHKGQKARSGGGVRLGFEGGQMPLFQRLPKRGFTNIHRTEYAIVNLETLNRFEEGTEVTPELLLETGTVSKLKAGIKVLGNGKMEKKLIVKAHKFSTSAKEAIEAAGGKTEVI from the coding sequence ATGAAACTTCATGAATTAAAACCAGCACAAGCTCGTAAAGAGCGTAATCGTGTAGGTCGTGGAATGTCCTCTGGTAACGGAAAAACATCTGGACGCGGACATAAAGGTCAAAAAGCTCGTTCAGGTGGTGGAGTTCGCTTAGGTTTTGAAGGTGGACAAATGCCATTATTCCAACGCTTACCAAAACGAGGATTCACTAATATCCATCGTACAGAATATGCGATTGTTAATTTAGAAACACTAAATAGATTTGAAGAAGGTACAGAAGTAACACCCGAACTATTACTTGAAACTGGTACAGTTAGCAAGTTAAAAGCCGGCATTAAAGTTCTTGGAAATGGCAAAATGGAAAAGAAACTTATTGTAAAAGCTCACAAGTTCTCTACTTCTGCAAAAGAAGCTATTGAGGCAGCGGGCGGTAAAACTGAGGTGATCTAA
- a CDS encoding KOW domain-containing RNA-binding protein has translation MNDTESRPEIGQVVQIMQGREAGQYAIVINIVDDRFVLLADGEKRKFDSPKKKNLNHVIPMSFISPEVQNSLLETGRVTNGKLRFAISKFVNEVVTDLKKGDQLDGERRCN, from the coding sequence TTGAATGATACGGAGTCGCGTCCTGAGATAGGTCAAGTTGTTCAAATTATGCAAGGGCGAGAAGCAGGCCAATATGCAATTGTCATTAACATTGTGGATGATCGTTTTGTCTTGCTTGCGGATGGAGAAAAAAGAAAATTTGATAGTCCTAAAAAGAAAAATCTTAATCATGTAATACCAATGAGTTTTATTTCTCCAGAAGTCCAAAACAGCCTTCTAGAAACTGGTCGCGTTACAAATGGTAAGCTGCGTTTTGCTATATCAAAATTTGTCAATGAAGTAGTGACTGATTTGAAGAAGGGAGATCAACTCGATGGCGAAAGACGATGCAATTGA
- the secY gene encoding preprotein translocase subunit SecY, which translates to MFRAISNFFRVKEIRSKIVFTLLMLIVFRLGTFIPVPFSNRDAIEFMNDQQSVFGFLNTFGGGALQNFSILAMGIMPYITASIIMQLLQMDVVPKFTEWKKQGEVGRRKLAQFTRYATIVLAFIQAIAMSIGFNAMSGGELISNPGVGKFLVIAIVLTSGTAFLMWLGEQITANGVGNGISIIIFAGIVAAIPNGVNQLFEQYFGGNVGDDLFINIVIVTLIALVVLAVTVGVIYIQQALRKIPIQYAKRLVNRSPVGGHSTHLPLKVNAAGVIPVIFAVSFIMAPRTIAGFFDGNVAGTIETIFDYTQPIGMVIYVALIIAFTYFYSFVQVNPEQMAENLKKQGGYIPGIRPGTNTETYLTRVLYRLTFVGSIFLAAVAVLPLVLGSIANLPQAIQIGGTSLLIVVGVALQTMKQLESQLVKRHYKGFIK; encoded by the coding sequence ATGTTTCGTGCAATCTCCAATTTTTTTCGTGTGAAAGAGATTCGAAGTAAGATTGTTTTTACACTATTGATGCTTATAGTTTTCCGATTAGGAACATTTATTCCTGTTCCGTTCTCAAATCGTGATGCAATTGAATTTATGAATGACCAACAAAGTGTTTTCGGGTTCTTAAATACATTTGGTGGCGGGGCATTGCAAAACTTTTCTATTTTAGCAATGGGAATTATGCCTTACATTACTGCCTCCATCATTATGCAATTATTGCAAATGGATGTAGTCCCGAAATTCACTGAGTGGAAGAAACAAGGTGAAGTTGGGCGACGTAAGTTAGCTCAATTCACTCGTTATGCAACAATCGTTCTTGCTTTTATCCAAGCAATCGCTATGTCGATTGGATTTAATGCAATGAGTGGGGGAGAATTGATTTCGAACCCTGGTGTAGGTAAATTCTTGGTTATCGCTATCGTGTTGACCAGTGGAACAGCGTTCTTAATGTGGCTTGGAGAACAAATTACTGCAAATGGTGTTGGAAATGGTATTTCCATTATTATATTTGCGGGAATTGTCGCTGCAATACCAAATGGTGTCAACCAACTTTTCGAACAATACTTTGGTGGTAACGTCGGTGACGACCTATTCATTAATATTGTAATTGTTACGTTGATTGCTTTAGTTGTACTTGCGGTAACAGTTGGAGTAATTTATATTCAACAAGCATTACGGAAAATTCCAATCCAATATGCTAAGCGTTTAGTTAATCGTTCACCTGTTGGTGGACACTCTACGCATCTACCGTTAAAAGTAAATGCCGCTGGAGTAATACCAGTTATTTTTGCAGTATCATTTATCATGGCACCACGAACTATCGCAGGTTTCTTTGATGGTAACGTTGCAGGAACAATTGAAACGATTTTTGATTATACGCAGCCTATTGGTATGGTTATATATGTAGCCTTAATCATTGCTTTTACTTATTTCTACTCATTTGTTCAGGTTAATCCAGAACAAATGGCTGAAAATCTTAAAAAGCAAGGTGGATATATCCCAGGAATACGTCCAGGTACAAATACGGAGACGTATTTGACACGTGTTCTATATCGTCTTACATTTGTTGGTTCTATCTTTCTTGCTGCGGTAGCAGTATTACCATTAGTTTTAGGTAGTATCGCTAACTTACCACAGGCTATTCAAATTGGTGGAACAAGCTTACTAATTGTTGTTGGGGTAGCTCTTCAAACAATGAAACAGTTAGAAAGTCAACTGGTAAAACGTCATTACAAGGGATTTATTAAGTAA
- the rpsM gene encoding 30S ribosomal protein S13, producing MARIAGIDIPREKRVVISLTYVFGIGKTTAKDVLKEAGVSEDTRVRDLTEDELTKIRTAIDNYTVEGDLRREVSLNIKRLIEIGSYRGLRHRRGLPVRGQKTKNNSRTRKGPRKTMANKKK from the coding sequence ATGGCACGTATTGCAGGTATTGATATTCCACGTGAAAAACGTGTAGTAATTTCTTTAACTTATGTATTTGGAATCGGTAAAACTACTGCAAAAGATGTTTTAAAAGAAGCTGGCGTATCAGAAGATACTCGTGTTCGTGATTTAACTGAAGATGAGTTAACTAAAATACGTACAGCAATTGACAATTATACAGTAGAAGGTGACCTTCGTCGTGAAGTTTCATTGAACATTAAACGTTTAATCGAGATTGGTTCATATCGAGGACTTCGTCACCGTCGTGGCTTACCAGTACGCGGACAGAAAACGAAGAATAATTCTCGTACACGTAAAGGTCCACGTAAAACAATGGCTAATAAAAAGAAATAA
- a CDS encoding adenylate kinase — MNLILMGLPGAGKGTQADKIVEKYQVPHISTGDMFRLAIKEGTDLGKEAKSFMDQGELVPDEVTIGIVRERLSKPDCDKGFLLDGFPRTIAQAEALDNLLSEMKRSLDFVLHVDVPQDKLIERLTGRRICPTCGATYHVDFNPPQNEGLCDNDGATLIQREDDRPETVSKRLEVNVQQTQPMLDFYHDKGYLVSIDGLQEISKVFEDIDHKLMALS, encoded by the coding sequence ATGAATTTAATTCTAATGGGTCTTCCTGGTGCTGGTAAAGGTACACAGGCTGATAAGATAGTAGAAAAATATCAGGTCCCTCATATTTCAACCGGAGATATGTTTCGATTAGCAATTAAAGAAGGAACTGACCTCGGAAAAGAAGCAAAATCATTTATGGATCAGGGTGAATTAGTTCCAGATGAAGTTACTATTGGTATAGTTCGTGAACGTTTAAGTAAGCCTGATTGTGACAAAGGATTTCTTTTGGATGGTTTTCCAAGAACAATTGCGCAAGCAGAAGCATTGGATAACCTACTTAGTGAAATGAAACGTTCATTAGACTTTGTATTACATGTTGATGTACCACAGGATAAATTAATCGAACGTTTAACTGGTCGAAGAATTTGTCCAACATGTGGCGCTACCTATCATGTCGACTTTAATCCTCCTCAAAATGAAGGTTTATGTGACAATGATGGTGCAACATTAATTCAACGGGAAGATGATCGTCCAGAAACTGTCTCAAAACGGTTAGAAGTAAATGTACAGCAAACACAACCAATGTTAGACTTCTATCATGACAAAGGATATCTTGTCTCCATTGATGGTTTACAAGAAATTTCAAAAGTATTTGAAGATATTGATCATAAACTTATGGCATTGTCATAA